From the genome of Nakamurella flavida:
GTCCTCACCGGGCAGCGGCGCTACGGCCTGGATCTCCTGGACCCCGAGCCGCAGCACCTGTTCCCGCTGCGCGAGCTCGCGCGCACGGGTGCGACGGTCGGCGAGGTCGGCGACCGCCGCCTGCCAGCGATCCCGCGCGGCCCGGTACCGCACCAGCAGATCGTGCAGGCCGGCGTACCGGTCCAACACGGCGCGTTGGTTGGACCCCCGGAGCAGGCCGATGGCCTCGGACTGGCCGTGCACCGCGAGCAGCGAACCGGTCAGTTCGGCCAGCACGGCCAACGGCGCCGCCCGGCCACCGACGTGGGCGCGGGACCGACCGTCGGCACTGACACTGCGGACCGCGATGACACTGCCGTCGTCGTCCAGGCTGCCGCCGGCGGCGGTGACGGTGTGCTCGATCGTCCCACCGGGCGGGAGGGTGAAGCGCGCCTCGACCACGGCGCGGTCGGCCCCGGCCCGGACCCGGGCGGCGTCGGCCCGGGCCGCCCCGATCAGGCTGAGGGCGGTGACCACCATCGTCTTGCCGGCCCCGGTCTCGCCAGTGACCGCGGTGAACCCGCGCGAGGGCTCGAGCACGGCTTCGTCGATCACCCCGAGGCCGGTGATCCGCAGTTCGGCGAGCATGCGGCCACGGTAGCCCCGCGCGTCCCGCTGCCGCGGGAGATCGGCCGGATTGGGGACAGGTGTTCGGATCGCCGCCCGGATCGGCGGATCAGTGCCGCTGCTGACGCCAGCCGTGCACCGGGAGGGCGAACTTGCGCACCAACCGGTCAGTGAACGGGAGATCGCCCAGCCGCACCATCTTCACCGGGCTGTCGCCCTTGCGGACGTGGATGCGGGCCCCCGGCGGCACCTCGACGGTCCGGCGTCCGTCGCAGGTCAGCACGGCCGACTGCCCGCCGGGATCGATGTGCACGGTGACGGTGGCCGTGGGTGCGACCACCAGGGACCGCGCGAACAGGGCGTGCGCGTTCAGCGGGGTGACCAGCAGGGCGTCGACCCCCGGCCAGACGACGGGGCCACCCGCGGAGAACGCGTAGGCGGTGGAGCCGGTGGGCGTGGCGCACAACACGCCGTCGCAGCCGTAGGCCGACACGCCGTGGCCGTCCACCTCGACGACGACGTCCAGGATGCGCTCCCGCATGCCCTTCTCCACGCTGATCTCGTTCAGGGCCCAGCCGGTGGCGATCTCCTCGCCGTCGACCTCCACGGCGAACTCGACGGTCATCCGCTCGGCCAGCCGGTAGGTGCGGTCGACGACGGCGGTGAGTGCCGCGTCGACCTCGCTGACGTCGGCCTCGGCCAGGAAGCCGACCCGGCCCAGGTTGACCCCCACCACCGGGACGTCGAGGACGCGGGCCTGTTCGGCGGCGCGCAACAGGGTGCCGTCCCCGCCCATGGCCAGGACCAGTTCGACCGGGCAGTCCAGCAGGTCGGTCTCGTGGTCGTAGACGGTGAGGTCGAGCCCGGCGCCCTCGCCGGGCAGGGCGACCAGGTCGATGCCGGCATCGGCGAGGCGCTGCCGGGCGATGCTGGCGGTGGCGTAGATGTCCTCGCGTCCGGTGTGGGCGACGAGCAGCATGCGCCGGTCGCTCATCGGTGTGCCGGCCGGTGCGTGCTCGTGGTGTGCGCTGCGGTCATGACGGACCCTCCCTCACTGCGGTCTGCACCATGGACGCGGCGGTGTCGGCGTCCACCGGGCTGTCGGCCCGCAGGTGCACGAAGAACTCGACGTTCCCGCTCGGACCGGGCAGCGGCGACGCCACCGCACCGGCCAGACCCCAACCCAGTAGACCAGCCGCACGCACGACGTCCAGCACCGCCTCGGCGCGCAGGGCCGGGTCGCGCACGACTCCCCCGGCACCCAATCGCGCCTTGCCCACCTCGAACTGGGGTTTGACCATCAGGGCCAGGTCGGCACCGTCGGCCGTGCAGGCGATGAGCGCGGGCAGCACCAACCCCAGCGAGATGAAGGACAGATCGGCGACGACGAGATCGACGGGCCCGCCGATCACCTCGGGGGTGAGGGTGCGGACGTTGGTCCGGTCGATCACCTGGACCCGTTCGTCGTTCTGCAGGCGCCAGATCAGCTGCCCGTACCCGACGTCCACAGCGACGACCTCACGGGCACCGCGCCGCAGCAGCACGTCGGTGAAGCCGCCGGTGGAGGCCCCGGCGTCCAGGCACCGCCGGCCGGCGACGTCGATCCCGGAGAACGCGTCCAGGGCACCGATGATTTTGTGGGCGCCCCGCGACGCCCAGTCCTCGTCGGTGACGTCGTCCCGCACCAGGACGGGGGTGGCCTTGTCCACGGCGGTGGCGGCCTTGCTCGCCACGGACCCGGCGACCAGCACACGACCGGCGTCGATCAGCGAGGTGGCGTGCTCCCGGGAGCGAGCCAGGCCGCGTCGGACGAGTTCGCTGTCGAGCCGGGCCCGGCGCACGCTCACCGCCCCTGGTCGACGGTCGCGGCCAGCGCGTCGGTCAACGTGCCGTGCAGACGCGCGTAGACCTGGGGGTGCTCGGCCAGCGGCAGATCGGTCAGGGTGGCCAGCTCGTCGTCCACCGCGGCCGCGATGTCGGCGTCCGTCTGGCGACCGGTCGGGGCGCCGGACGACGCGGTCGAGGGCACGGCCCGGGTCACCGGCGGCGGGCCACCGGGGACGGGTGCGGTCGGCACGTCCCGCGCTGGGGAGACCGGAGTGGGTGTACCGGGCCGGCCGGTGGGGACCCCGGGCAGACCGGGCCGGGGGCCGGGTGCACCGGGACGCGGTCCGTCGTGGGCCATGACTCCTCCGGGGGGCTGATCGGCGGGCGGGCGACGCCGCCCCGGGGTGGACGACCGGGAGCCGATCATCGGGACGGCAGGCCGCCGGGACCTGACGGGCCCGACGGTCACGCTAGCTCAGCCGCCCGACCCTCGGATGCGGGCCGACACCGGAGCGGCCCTCGGCTCGGTGCCCGCGCAGCGGCATGCGCGGGTCGTCGTGGACGGGGAACGCGTCGGGGACATCGCCCACCGGCTCCCGCGCCCTGCAACGCAGCGCGCCGGCTGCCGGTCCCCGAGGGAACCGGCAGCCGGCGCAGCATGTCCGCCCCGCTGGGCGCGCGGTCAGCGGTCTGCGGTCAACCCGGCGCGGGCGAGAACGGCCGCGGTGTCGTCGTCCGCGGCCACGACACGGGTGGAGCCACCGGCCCAGGCCGCGACCACCACCGCGGCCAGGGCGTGCAGAGCCTCCGCATCCCGGGACCGGTCGTCCTGGTCGTGGGCCGCGGGTGCGCCGCCGGAGCGGGCGAGCGTCACCGCTCCGTCGGCGGTCACCGCGGTCCAGGCGGACGTGTCGGCCGAACGCAGGTCGACGACCCGTCCGGCGTCGATCAACCCGCGCATGTCCAGCGAGACATGCGTCGGCCGCTGGTGTTCCGGCGCGGACACCAGGTCCTGGGCGGTGGACACCCCGGTGAGGACCAGCAGCGCGGGATACCCCGCGGTGCAACCGGCCTCGATGTCGGTGTCCAGTCGGTCACCGACGACCAGTGGGTTGCTGGATCCGGCGCGCCGGACGGCCTCGTCCAGCAGCGGGCTGGCGGGTTTGCCGGCCACCCTGGGCGTGAGCCCGGTCGCGGCGACCAGCGCCGCCACCATCGAGCCGTTGCCGGGCAGCAGACCGCGATCGGTGGGCAACGTGCTGTCCACGTTGCAGGCCACCCAGTCGATCCCCGACCGGAGCGCGATGCAGCCCTCGGCCAGATTCACCCACCCGGTGTCCGGCGAGTGTCCCTGCACCAGCGCGACCGGTCCCTCGGCCGCCGTCCGCACCGGGACGAGCCCGGCGTCCTGCACGGCGGTGGCCAGCCAGGGCGCCCCGATGACCAGCACCGCCGACCCGGCGGGGTGGGTGTCGGCGAGCATCGTCGCCGCCGCCTCCGGCGAGGTCAGCACCTCCTCGTCGGTGGCCGGCACCCCCATGGCGGTCAGCGCGGCCGCCACCTCGGCGGGGGGACGGGACGCGTTGTTGGTGACGTACATCGGACGCGAACCGAGCTCCCGGGCGGCGGCCAGTGCCTCGCCGACGTGCTCGATGACCTGACCACCGAGATAGACGGTGCCGTCCAGATCGAGCAGCAGGGCGTCGAATTCGGCCGCCGGAACGGTGGCTGTCATGCCCGGTCCCCCGTGCTCGGCCGGTCGATGTCCTCGCGTCCGGCCGGGGCGTTCCCGCGGTCCGAGGCAGTCGGATCGGGCAGGCCGGTGTCGGTGGTGCCCGCGGGCACCGACGGCGCCGTGTACCCGGAATGCGAGAACAACGAGGAGGTCACCGCGCCGGGCGCGGCCGGATCGGTGGCTGTTCCTTCGGGGGCGGGCTCGGCCTCGGCCTCGTCCCCAGCCTTCTGGGCCGCGGTCTCGTCGGGGTCGACCGACTCCGTGGTGTCGGCAGACGCTGCGGTGTCGAGCCGGGTCTGCTCCGTGTCGCTCTCGGCGGACGACGCGGACGCCTCTCGCGGCTGGTCGGCCGTTGCCTGGACGACCTCGGCCGGGTCGGCGTCGTCCTGTCCCTCGCCGGCCGGCACGACGGCCGACTCGTCGGGGTCGTCGACGACGGCATCGGATGCCTCAGGGTCGGTGATCCCGCCGTCGTCGGTATCCGCGGAGACCTCCAGCTCCGGGTCGTCGGCGGCATCGTCGTCCTCGTCGGACCCGGCCTCACCGGTCTCGACGACGTCCACGGTGGTCCCGGTGACATCGTCGGAGTCGGACAACGCGACGGCGTCGTGGGTGTCGTCAGGATCGGTGTCGTCCGGGTCGGTGTCGTCGGTGTCGTCCGGGTCGGTGTCGTCGGTGTCGTCCGGGTCGGTGTCGTCGGTGTCGTCCTCCACGAGCATGGCGAGGCGTTCCTCGGCGTCGGTCTCCTCGTCGGTGTCGGCGTTCACCGCCCGCAGGAATCCGGCGATGGCCTCGTCGCGGCGGCCGGCCTGTTCGAGCAGATCGGCGTAGGCGAAGAGCAGTCGGGCGGGAGCCTCGACGCCGCTGTCCGGCCGGGCACCGGCCGCCTCGAGGTGCACCAGCGCGGCATCCAGCTGGCCGAGATCGGCTCGGGCTGCGGCGACCACGATGCGCAGTTCGAGTTGGGCGTCGGCGTCGAGCTGCTCGGCCTCGGCGGACCGGGACAGTTCGATGGCCTTCTCCGGGTTGCCCTGGGCGCGTTCGCAATCGGCCATCACGGCCAGGTGTCCGGGTCCGCCGGACATCCGACGGGCGGCGCGCAGCTCGGCGACAGCCTCGGACCACTGGCCGGCGCGGTACGCGACCAGTCCGACGGTCTCCCGGACCACGGCGATCCGTCCGCCCTTGGACCGTGCGGCTCGGGCATGCCGCCAGGCCAGTTCCGGCTCGTCCTCGGCGAGTTCGACCGCGGCCAGGAGATGCGCACCGACGAACTGGGACCCTTCGGCCGACAGCCCGCGCAGGTCTCGACGCACCTCGGGGTCGAGCTCGGACACGTCCAGGTCGTCCGGCAAGTCGGGCCACCGTTCATTGACGTCCTCCTCCCGCACGCGGGAGCCGGTCGGCACTTCACGCGGGGGTCGGGCGTCGTCGAAGTCGCGGCGAGGACCGGAAGGTCGATCGTTCGGCCGCTGGCCTCGCTGAGCGGGCCCGGAATCGCGGTCGCGGTACGGGGGCCGGCGGTCCGCGGAGGCGTCCCGTGCGGGTCGGTCGTCCCGGGCGCCACGGCGATCACCGGAACCGTGGGGCGGTCGGTCGTCCCGAGCGGGACGGCGGGATCCGAAGAGTCCACCGCTCAGGTCTCCGCCCATGCCCGACGAACGTTCGGTGTCGCGGGGGGCGCGGTCGTCGGACGAGCGGGGACGGTCCTCACGCGGCGCCCAGGGTCGATCCGGTCGATCGGTGCGCTGGGTGCGGTCGTTGCGGGGTCCGCGGTCGTCTCGAGCAGGGCGGTCCTCCCGAGGCGTCCACGGCCGGTCCGGCCGATCGGTGCGCTGCGGGCGGTCACCGAAGGAACGCGGGCGGTCGTCGCGCGCGGGACGATCCTCGCGGGGAGTCCACGGTCGATCGCTGCGCTGCGTTCGGTCGGACTGCTGGGGACGGTCACCGGAGGAACGGGGGCGGTCATCACGTGCCGGCCGATCCTCCCGCGGGGTCCACGGCCGGTCGGGGCGGTCGGAGCGCTGCGGGCGGTCACCGAAGGAACGCGGCCGGTCGTCACGTGCCGGCCGATCCTCCCGCGGGGTCCAGGGACGGTCCGGGCGATCCCCAGTCGATCGGGGTCGATCATCGCGGGCGGGGCCACCGCGGGGCGACCAGGGTCGGTCGGCGCGGTCCCCGGTGGGACGCGATCGATCATCCCGCGTCGGGCGGTCCTCGCGGGGAGTCCACGGTCGGTCACTGCGGTCCGGTCGCTGCGGACGGTCGCCGTAGGAAGGTCGATCGGAGCGCTGGGGGCGGTCACCGAAAGAACGGGGGCGATCATCACGCGCGGGACGGTCCTCCCGGGAAGTCCACGGACGATCCGACCGTTGCGGTCGGTCGGACTGCTGGGGGCGGTCGCCGAAGGAACGCGGGCGGTCGTCACGCGCGGGACGGTCCTCCCGGGGGGTCCAGGGCCGATCGCTGCGCTCGGCCCGCTGGGGGCGGTCGCCGAAGGAACGGGAACGATCTGCCGGGCCGGAACGGTCCGGTCGCTGAGTGCGGTCACCGAAGGATCGGGGCGCGTCGTCGCGGCGGGGTCGGTCATCACGCTGGGGGCGGTCACCGAAGGATCGGGGCGCGTCGTCGCGGCGGGGTCGGTCATCACGCTGAGTGCGGTCACCGAAGGATCGGGGCGCGTCGTCGCGACGGGGCCGGTCATCACGCTGCGGGCGGTCGCCGAAGGAACGCGGACGATCATCCCGGGACCCTCGGTCGTCACGGAAGGGACGATCCGATCGATCGCCGCGCGCGCCGCGGTCGGCACCCGGGCGGTCGCCGTCACGGGGCGGGCGAGGGCGGTCGCCGAACGGCCGACTCGGCCTGTCATCACGGCTGGAACGACCACCGGGAGGGCCCTGCCGATCGGAGCCGGACGGGCGGTTGGACCATTCGCCGCTGCGCTGTCCGTCACCACGGCGGTCCTGTCCCCCACCTCGGGAGGATGCAGGACGGGCGCCCTGACCGGAGCTGCCGCGCGTTCCGAAGGAACGAGCCGGTCCGCCGGACTTGTTGCCGTCCGGACGGTCCCGTCGGGGCGGGCGATCGTCGCGTGAATCCGTCATGACACTCTCCTGAATCGATGCTGCTGACTTCGTCCGACGGTCGAACCATCGGGTGATGCTGAACGGATGATGCCGGCCGGCGCGGTGAGCGCCGGGTGGGGGCTGTCCGTCGGCCATGGGGCCGTATGCCTGCGCTCAGTGTGCCCCTGTTCTCGCACAAGAACAGTGGGCGTGTGACGCACCCAGCGTGCGGGGCAATGTGTCCACGCCCTGGTGGCGAGCGTTCGTACCGGCGCTGGGGTGCGGAACGTGGATGCGGCTGAACGAAGAAATGCCTCGAGGGAGGTCACCGACACAGGTTTGCTGTGTGGTGACCTCCCTCGAGGTTCAATGATTGTCCGGCGGCGACCTACTCTCCCACACCGTGGCCGGTGCAGTACCATCGGCGCTGAAGGGCTTAGCTTCCGGGTTCGGGATGGGACCGGGCGTTTCCCCCTCGCTATGACCGCCGTAACTCTATGGAATTCACGGGACCCAACCACCAGGTGAATGTTGCTCAGTGGACGCATGGGTCTGGACCGTATCTCCAGAGTTGCACAGTGGACGCGTAGCATTTTTGTGGTAAGTCCTCGGCCTATTAGTACCGGTCAGCTCCACACCTTACGATGCTTCCACTTCCGGCCTATCAACCCGGTGGTCTAACCGGGGGCCTTACCCCACAAAGGGTGGGAGTCCTCATCTTGGAACAGGCTTCCCGCTTAGATGCTTTCAGCGGTTATCCCTTCCGAACGTAGCCAACCAGCCGTGCTCCTGGTGGAACAACTGGCACACCAGAGGTTCGTCCGTCCCGGTCCTCTCGTACTAGGGACAGCCTTCCTCAAGACTCCTGCGCGCGCGGCGGATAGGGACCGAACTGTCTCACGACGTTCTAAACCCAGCTCGCGTGCCGCTTTAATGGGCGAACAGCCCAACCCTTGGGACCTACTCCAGCCCCAGGATGCGACGAGCCGACATCGAGGTGCCAAACCATGCCGTCGATATGGACTCTTGGGCAAGATCAGCCTGTTATCCCCGGGGTACCTTTTATCCGTTGAGCGACACCCCTTCCACAAGGTGGTGCCGGATCACTAGTCCCGACTTTCGTCCCTGCTCGACCTGTCGGTCTCACAGTCAAGCTCCCTTGTGCACTTACACTCGAAACCTGATTGCCAACCAGGCTGAGGGAACCTTTGGGCGCCTCCGTTACTCTTTGGGAGGCAACCGCCCCAGTTAAACTACCCACCAGGCACTGTCCCTGATCCAGATCATGGACCTAAGTTAGATATCCAGTTCGACCAGAGTGGTATTTCAACGTTGACTCCACGAACACTGGCGTGATCGCTTCACAGTCTCCCACCTATCCTACACAAATCGAACCGAACACCAATACCAAGCTATAGTAAAGGTCCCGGGGTCTTTCCGTCCTGCCGCGCGTAACGAGCATCTTTACTCGTAGTGCAATTTCGCCGAGCCTATGGTTGAGACAGTAGAGAAGTCGTTACGCCATTCGTGCAGGTCGGAACTTACCCGACAAGGAATTTCGCTACCTTAGGATGGTTATAGTTACCACCGCCGTTTACTGGGGCTTAAATTCTCAGCTTCGCCTTACGACTAACCGGTCCTCTTAACCTTCCAGCACCGGGCAGGCGTCAGTCCATATACGTCGTCTTGCGACTTAGCATGGACCTGTGTTTTTAGTAAACAGTCGCTTCTCCCTGGTCTCTGCGACCAAAACGCGCTAGCCCGCAAGGGGCTTCACGCACCTCGGTCCCCCTTCTCCCGAAGTTACGGGGGTATTTTGCCGAGTTCCTTAACCATAGTTCGCTCGATCACCTTGGTATTCTCTACCTGACCACCTGTGTCGGTTTGGGGTACGGGCCGCTCAGAGCTCGCTAGAGGCTTTTCTCGACAGCATAGGATCACTCTACTTCGCCTCAATCGGCTATGCATCGGGTCTCAGATCAACACGGAAACGGATTTGCCTATCCCCGCTACCTACACCCTTACACCAGTATTACCACTGACTGGCGGAGCTACCTTCCTGTGTCACCCCATCGCTTGACTACTACCGGATCGGGTCACGCGCTCGCCGCGCATCTCCCGAAGGAAACGCTTGGTCCGGGCGTTTAGCATCACCGGCCTCATCATGGGCGCTCTTTCGCGGGTACGGGAATATCAACCCGTTGTCCATCGACTACGCCTGTCGGCCTCGCCTTAGGTCCCGACTTACCCTGGGCGGATGAACCTGGCCCAGGAACCCTTGGTCATTCGGTGGAGGAGGTTCTCACTCCTCATTCGCTACTCATGCCTGCATTCTCACTCGTGTGGCGTCCACGGCTGGGTTACCCCGCCGCTTCACTCGCCACACGACGCTCCCCTACCCATCCACACGACTGCACCCCCACAAGGAGGGCGGATCTAGATGTGAATGCCGCGGTTTCGGTGGTGTGCTTGAGCCCCGCTACATTGTCGGCGCGGAATCACTTGACCAGTGAGCTATTACGCACTCTTTAAAGGGTGGCTGCTTCTAAGCCAACCTCCTGGTTGTCTGGGCGACTCCACATCCTTTCCCACTTAGCACACGCTTAGGGACCTTAACCGGCGATCTGGGCTGTTTCCCTTTCGACTGTGAAGCTTAGCCCCCACAGTCTCACTGCCGCGCTCTCACTTACCGGCATTCGGAGTTTGGTTGATTTCGGTAAGCTTGTGGGCCCCCTAGACCATCCAGTGCTCTACCTCCGGTAAGAAACACGCGACGCTGCACCTAAATGCATTTCGGGGAGAACCAGCTATCACGAAGTTTGATTGGCCTTTCACCCCTACCCACAGCTCATCCCCTCAGTTTTCAACCTAAGTGGGTTCGGACCTCCACGACGTCTTACCGTCGCTTCATCCTGGCCATGGGTAGATCACTTCGCTTCGGGTCTAGAGCATGCGACTGAAACGCCCTATTCGGACTCGCTTTCGCTACGGCTTCCCCACACGGGTTAACCTTGCCACATACCACTAACTCGCAGGCTCATTCTTCAAAAGGCACGCCGTCACCTTCCCACAAGGGGTCAGCTCCGACGGATTGTAAGCACACGGTTTCAGGTACTATTTCACTCCCCTCCCGGGGTACTTTTCATCTTTCCCTCACGGTACTTGTCCGCTATCGGTCACCAGGGAGTATTTAGGCTTAGCGGGTGGTCCCGCCAGATTCACAGCGAATTTCACGGGCTCGCTGCTACTTGGGATGACATCAAGGGAGGCCATGAGTTTTCGTCTACGGGGGTATCACCCGCTACGCCTGGGCTTTCCAACCCATTCGACTAACCCAAGACTTTTTTACTCCCCGGTCGATCGGCAGATCGACCAAGATGGTCCCACGACCCCGAACACGCAACGCCTGCCGGCTATCACGCGTGCCCGGTTTAGCCTCATCCGCTTTCGCTCGCCACTACTCACGGAATCGCGGTTGCTTTCTCTTCCTGTGGGTACTGAGATGTTTCACTTCCCCACGTTCCCTCCGCATACCCTATGTGTTCAGGTACGGGTGACAGGACATGACTCCTGCCGGGTTTCCCCATTCGGAAATCCTCGGATCTCAGCTCGGTTGACAGCTCCCCGAGGCTTATCGCAGCCTCCTACGTCCTTCATCGGCTCCTGGTGCCTAGACATCCACCGTGTGCTCTTACTAACTTAGCCACAAAGATGCTCGCGTCCACTGTGCAATTCTCAAGGTACGGGCGTATCCGATCCACAACCACACCGCCTACCAGCATCCGCCGGCGGTTCGATGTCGAGATCGGCCCGAAGAGATGAAACGAAACACCACACACACCACGAAACCCCACCCCAACCCCGCATCCCCATCCCCCACCAGGGGGACGAAGACACGAACCCGGAATGAGCCCGCAGCGTCGTGCGACGCCCGCTCTCTCAGGACTCAACAGCGTACCTACGGTCCCACACCCGTCATGACAACCCGTTCCAACCTGACCCCAACGAAGGAGCCCACCCCAGCCGGCCCCACCCCCACCCGAAGGCAAGGAAAAGAACCGGACTCACGAGATGACGGTCGTACTGGACGCCACCATGACTTGCGGTAACCGAACTAGTCAGCGTTCCACCCTTGAGCACGCCACCGCAGAACATGTGCCTGCAGAAATGACGCTGGACACCACCCCCGGCACACGGCTGGGGATGGAGCCAAATGCTCCTTAGAAAGGAGGTGATCCAGCCGCACCTTCCGGTACGGCTACCTTGTTACGACTTCGTCCCAATCGCCGATCCCACCTTCGACGGCTCCCTCCCACAAGGGGTTAGGCCACCGGCTTCGGGTGTTACCGACTTTCGTGACGTGACGGGCGGTGTGTACAAGGCCCGGGAACGTATTCACCGCAGCGTTGCTGATCTGCGATTACTAGCGACTCCGACTTCATGGGGTCGAGTTGCAGACCCCAATCCGAACTGAGACCGGCTTTTTGGGATTCGCTCCACCTCGCGGTATCGCAGCCCTTTGTACCGGCCATTGTAGCATGCGTGAAGCCCAAGACATAAGGGGCATGATGATTTGACGTCATCCCCACCTTCCTCCGAGTTGACCCCGGCAGTCTCTTATGAGTCCCCACCATTACGTGCTGGCAACATAAGACAGGGGTTGCGCTCGTTGCGGGACTTAACCCAACATCTCACGACACGAGCTGACGACAACCATGCACCACCTGTGCACAGACCTTGCGGGGCAACCATCTCTGGAAGTTTCCTGTGCATGTCAAGCCTTGGTAAGGTTCTTCGCGTTGCATCGAATTAATCCGCATGCTCCGCCGCTTGTGCGGGCCCCCGTCAATTCCTTTGAGTTTTAGCCTTGCGGCCGTACTCCCCAGGCGGGGCGCTTAATGCGTTAGCTGCGGCACGGAGATCGTGG
Proteins encoded in this window:
- a CDS encoding NAD kinase; translated protein: MSDRRMLLVAHTGREDIYATASIARQRLADAGIDLVALPGEGAGLDLTVYDHETDLLDCPVELVLAMGGDGTLLRAAEQARVLDVPVVGVNLGRVGFLAEADVSEVDAALTAVVDRTYRLAERMTVEFAVEVDGEEIATGWALNEISVEKGMRERILDVVVEVDGHGVSAYGCDGVLCATPTGSTAYAFSAGGPVVWPGVDALLVTPLNAHALFARSLVVAPTATVTVHIDPGGQSAVLTCDGRRTVEVPPGARIHVRKGDSPVKMVRLGDLPFTDRLVRKFALPVHGWRQQRH
- a CDS encoding TlyA family RNA methyltransferase: MSVRRARLDSELVRRGLARSREHATSLIDAGRVLVAGSVASKAATAVDKATPVLVRDDVTDEDWASRGAHKIIGALDAFSGIDVAGRRCLDAGASTGGFTDVLLRRGAREVVAVDVGYGQLIWRLQNDERVQVIDRTNVRTLTPEVIGGPVDLVVADLSFISLGLVLPALIACTADGADLALMVKPQFEVGKARLGAGGVVRDPALRAEAVLDVVRAAGLLGWGLAGAVASPLPGPSGNVEFFVHLRADSPVDADTAASMVQTAVREGPS
- a CDS encoding HAD-IIA family hydrolase — protein: MTATVPAAEFDALLLDLDGTVYLGGQVIEHVGEALAAARELGSRPMYVTNNASRPPAEVAAALTAMGVPATDEEVLTSPEAAATMLADTHPAGSAVLVIGAPWLATAVQDAGLVPVRTAAEGPVALVQGHSPDTGWVNLAEGCIALRSGIDWVACNVDSTLPTDRGLLPGNGSMVAALVAATGLTPRVAGKPASPLLDEAVRRAGSSNPLVVGDRLDTDIEAGCTAGYPALLVLTGVSTAQDLVSAPEHQRPTHVSLDMRGLIDAGRVVDLRSADTSAWTAVTADGAVTLARSGGAPAAHDQDDRSRDAEALHALAAVVVAAWAGGSTRVVAADDDTAAVLARAGLTADR